In Pedobacter heparinus DSM 2366, the following are encoded in one genomic region:
- a CDS encoding DeoR/GlpR family DNA-binding transcription regulator, translated as MRKDERHKLIMREINLHNKVLSTDLSALLNISDDTVRRDLKELAEGGKLLKVHGGAASKSFVAPFNTLNEVYAINEKRAIAEKTLKIIKNDMVILTEGGTTILEFAKMIPESLKVTFFTISPQVAITLSDHHNLEVITIGGKLNKNANLHIGASVINQLVDIKVDLCLLGANAFSAEEGLTDMDWDIVQVKKAIIRASKRTAVLSISEKLNTAQRIRICDPNHINYLITELPAESPLLKNYKNDYLNLL; from the coding sequence ATGCGTAAAGACGAAAGGCACAAACTAATCATGCGAGAGATTAACCTTCACAATAAGGTTTTGTCAACTGATCTGAGCGCATTATTGAATATCTCAGATGATACGGTTAGACGGGACCTGAAAGAACTTGCAGAGGGTGGAAAATTATTGAAAGTTCATGGAGGTGCCGCAAGTAAATCCTTTGTAGCCCCCTTCAATACGTTAAATGAAGTGTATGCAATAAATGAAAAAAGGGCAATTGCAGAAAAAACATTAAAAATTATAAAGAATGATATGGTCATTCTTACCGAGGGCGGCACCACGATACTTGAATTTGCTAAAATGATTCCTGAAAGTTTGAAGGTAACTTTTTTTACGATAAGCCCACAAGTAGCCATCACTTTATCTGACCATCACAACCTGGAGGTGATTACTATTGGCGGCAAACTCAACAAAAACGCAAACCTGCATATCGGAGCAAGTGTAATTAACCAGCTGGTGGATATTAAGGTAGACCTGTGTTTATTAGGCGCAAATGCATTTTCGGCGGAAGAAGGACTTACAGATATGGATTGGGATATTGTACAGGTGAAAAAAGCGATTATCAGAGCTTCAAAAAGAACCGCTGTACTAAGCATTTCGGAGAAATTGAATACTGCACAGCGAATTAGGATCTGCGATCCGAATCATATTAATTATCTCATTACTGAATTACCCGCCGAAAGTCCGTTGTTAAAAAATTACAAAAATGATTACTTGAACTTACTTTAA
- a CDS encoding LytR/AlgR family response regulator transcription factor has product MLKAVILDDEVRGSNLLTRKLEVFGDDLQIEAIFNDPFKALSKIVELNPDVLFLDVEMPGLNGFQFLEKLGSFNFQVIFTTAYDTFTLEALRLSAVDYLVKPIDEDELHTAIFRLKKRVADYTKHIPLTDQNSAPNRLALSTAEGVYFVNKASIMRVEAMSNYSTFYLQDRKKIIVSKTLKEYESVLQGGSFLRINRSVIVNLDHVVKYRKGDGGTLEMNDGAEIEVSASRKDLLMEKLF; this is encoded by the coding sequence ATGCTAAAAGCGGTCATATTGGATGATGAGGTGCGGGGAAGTAATCTGCTGACCCGTAAGCTGGAGGTGTTTGGAGACGATTTACAGATAGAGGCCATTTTTAACGATCCTTTTAAAGCGCTTTCTAAAATTGTAGAATTAAACCCGGACGTTCTTTTTTTAGATGTTGAAATGCCAGGACTAAATGGCTTTCAGTTCCTGGAGAAATTAGGCTCTTTCAATTTTCAGGTCATCTTTACTACAGCTTATGATACATTCACATTAGAAGCCCTTCGTTTAAGTGCTGTAGATTACCTGGTTAAACCAATAGATGAAGATGAATTGCATACTGCCATTTTCAGACTAAAGAAAAGGGTTGCCGATTATACGAAACACATTCCGCTAACGGATCAAAATTCAGCACCCAACAGACTTGCCCTATCAACAGCCGAGGGCGTTTATTTTGTAAATAAAGCCAGTATTATGCGGGTTGAAGCCATGAGTAATTACAGTACCTTTTATCTGCAGGACCGTAAGAAGATCATCGTTTCCAAAACACTTAAGGAATATGAAAGCGTTTTGCAGGGCGGATCTTTTTTACGTATTAACCGATCAGTTATTGTTAATCTGGACCATGTTGTGAAATATAGAAAAGGAGATGGCGGAACGCTGGAAATGAATGATGGGGCCGAGATCGAGGTCTCTGCATCGAGAAAAGACCTATTGATGGAAAAGTTGTTTTAG